From Spirosoma aerolatum, one genomic window encodes:
- a CDS encoding SusC/RagA family TonB-linked outer membrane protein — MKCILRHWLTRRGTLLMTLWLVSVATFAQTISGKVINAGDGQPLPGVTILEKGSAKGTVTDSEGKYTLNLTSAQATVIFSYIGFTAQEIDVSGRSVIDVSLKEGATSLGEVVVTALGISKEKKALAYAVSEVKGSEFTQARENNVANALTGKIAGVNATGMATGPGGSSRIVIRGNGSLNGNNQPLYVINGMPMDNSIPGGGTTSDGNGMNVDRGDGIGGINPDDIESISVLKGGPAAALYGARASNGVILITTKKGRGQKGVGVEINSNTTFESIAVIPNWQYEFGQGLDGKKPTTVTEAKSTGRLSYGARMDGQPTIQVDGQLHPYSPQKDNLKNFYRTGSNYINSVAFTGGNESVNFRLGLNNTQSNSIVPNSSFARRIANLNLNAFLGKKLSIETVFQYNYEEATNRPKVGYADMNPHWATYLVANVVDIRSLAPGYDPVTGKEMEWNPVPAAPNPYFVVNKFKNDDTKNRFISQGSIRYDILNNLFLKGSVSQDFYSFQSEYVQPTNNAYQPLGTYEARKTSASETNGMLTLNYNTNLMPDLSFSALLGANAQRSIYDQTLIAGSEFTVPYFYSYTNLATSTTTPTYMKSAINSVFGSVDFGYKNLAFLTLSGRQDWFSVLNPKSNSIFYPSVGGSFILSDALRLPKAVSFAKLRASYAQVGGATVNAYQIYQYYSMQQGGHNGRPVQVLSSSQVPNPDLKPLTSTTYEGGIEAKFLNNRLGFDLTLYNRKTTNDIVTSNIALSSGYTSALLNVGELSNKGVELLLTGTPIRKPDFSWDVSYNMAYNKSKIERLADGLTGIDVGTGVGGGLVRNVLGRPYGTVWGYRKKTDANGNVVFNTASGYAVRGDLEEIGQGTPPLTMGITNNFRYKNFSLNILVDGKFGSIVYSNLYQYAYRFGLPQETLPGRETGITVTGVTPEGAPFTKTWAKEDVDTYYDNDKNYTAMFMFNNDFVKLRQIIFSYNLPVSKLSFLKLQSASISFVARNLAILYKDKKNQYFDPESGYTSTNAQGLEAFGVPRTRSLGVSLQVKF; from the coding sequence ATGAAATGTATACTACGACATTGGCTTACCCGACGAGGTACGCTCCTGATGACACTTTGGTTGGTAAGTGTTGCCACCTTTGCGCAGACGATTTCCGGGAAGGTGATCAATGCGGGTGATGGACAACCGCTTCCGGGCGTAACCATCCTGGAAAAAGGTTCGGCCAAAGGAACCGTAACAGACAGTGAGGGTAAGTACACCCTTAATCTGACCAGCGCGCAGGCTACAGTTATCTTTTCCTACATTGGCTTTACTGCGCAGGAAATTGATGTATCTGGCCGATCGGTAATCGACGTGAGCCTGAAAGAAGGGGCCACTAGCCTGGGTGAGGTGGTTGTAACGGCTCTTGGGATTTCGAAAGAGAAAAAGGCATTGGCTTACGCCGTTTCCGAAGTTAAGGGTAGTGAGTTTACGCAGGCGCGTGAGAATAACGTAGCGAATGCGCTGACGGGCAAAATTGCCGGAGTCAACGCAACGGGTATGGCTACAGGGCCGGGTGGTTCGAGCCGGATCGTCATTCGGGGTAATGGGTCGCTCAACGGAAATAACCAGCCGTTGTATGTGATCAATGGGATGCCGATGGACAACAGTATTCCCGGTGGAGGTACTACCTCCGACGGAAACGGTATGAATGTAGACCGGGGCGATGGTATAGGTGGGATTAACCCTGATGATATTGAGTCGATTAGTGTGTTGAAAGGTGGTCCGGCGGCTGCCTTATATGGTGCTCGCGCATCGAATGGGGTCATTCTGATTACGACGAAAAAAGGCCGTGGTCAGAAAGGCGTAGGAGTAGAGATCAACAGCAACACCACCTTCGAAAGTATTGCTGTGATTCCAAACTGGCAGTATGAGTTTGGGCAGGGACTTGACGGGAAAAAGCCAACGACTGTTACTGAAGCCAAGAGCACAGGACGTCTGTCGTATGGGGCTCGGATGGACGGTCAGCCAACGATTCAGGTCGATGGGCAACTGCATCCCTATTCACCTCAGAAAGATAACCTGAAAAACTTCTATCGGACGGGTAGCAACTACATTAACTCGGTAGCCTTTACGGGTGGGAATGAGTCGGTTAACTTCCGGCTAGGTCTGAACAATACCCAGTCGAACAGCATTGTACCGAATTCGTCCTTTGCCCGGCGTATTGCCAACCTGAACCTGAATGCGTTTCTGGGTAAAAAGCTGAGTATCGAAACGGTTTTCCAGTACAATTACGAAGAAGCGACCAATCGGCCCAAAGTAGGCTATGCCGATATGAACCCGCACTGGGCGACGTACCTGGTGGCCAACGTGGTCGATATCCGCAGCCTGGCACCGGGATATGATCCGGTAACCGGGAAAGAAATGGAATGGAACCCGGTTCCGGCAGCGCCAAACCCGTATTTCGTGGTCAATAAGTTCAAAAACGACGATACCAAAAATCGGTTTATCAGCCAGGGAAGCATCCGGTACGACATTCTGAATAACCTGTTCCTGAAAGGGAGTGTCAGCCAGGATTTCTACAGCTTTCAGTCGGAATACGTACAGCCAACCAACAATGCCTATCAGCCTTTGGGAACCTATGAAGCCCGGAAGACCAGCGCTTCGGAAACCAACGGTATGCTGACCTTGAACTACAATACAAACCTGATGCCGGACCTGAGTTTTTCGGCATTGTTGGGAGCGAATGCCCAACGATCTATCTACGACCAGACACTGATTGCGGGTAGTGAGTTTACGGTACCGTATTTCTACAGCTATACGAACCTGGCTACGTCGACGACTACCCCAACATATATGAAAAGCGCCATCAACTCGGTGTTTGGCTCGGTCGATTTTGGGTATAAGAACCTGGCGTTTCTGACACTATCGGGTCGGCAGGATTGGTTTTCGGTACTGAATCCGAAGAGCAACAGCATTTTCTATCCGTCGGTAGGGGGCTCGTTCATTCTGTCAGACGCCCTGCGGTTACCCAAGGCGGTTAGCTTTGCCAAGTTACGGGCGTCGTATGCACAGGTGGGTGGCGCTACGGTTAATGCCTACCAGATTTACCAGTACTATTCGATGCAGCAGGGGGGGCACAATGGCCGTCCGGTACAGGTACTCTCGTCATCGCAGGTGCCAAATCCCGATCTGAAACCGCTGACCTCAACGACCTACGAAGGCGGTATCGAGGCCAAATTCCTGAATAATCGGCTGGGTTTTGATCTGACGTTATACAACCGAAAGACCACCAACGACATCGTTACCTCAAACATCGCCCTTTCATCGGGTTACACCTCGGCCTTGCTGAACGTGGGTGAACTGAGTAACAAAGGGGTTGAGCTCCTGCTAACCGGAACGCCGATTCGGAAGCCTGATTTTAGCTGGGATGTGAGCTACAACATGGCTTATAACAAAAGCAAAATTGAGCGGCTGGCCGATGGACTGACGGGGATCGATGTGGGTACTGGTGTTGGTGGAGGCTTAGTTCGTAACGTGCTGGGTCGGCCTTATGGAACGGTGTGGGGGTATCGGAAAAAGACCGACGCCAATGGCAATGTGGTGTTCAACACGGCCAGCGGCTACGCCGTTCGGGGCGACCTGGAAGAAATCGGGCAGGGCACCCCGCCACTGACGATGGGGATTACCAACAATTTCCGTTACAAAAACTTCTCGCTCAATATTCTGGTCGATGGTAAGTTTGGCAGCATCGTGTATTCGAACCTGTACCAGTATGCCTATCGCTTCGGTCTGCCGCAGGAAACCCTGCCCGGTCGCGAAACGGGGATTACCGTTACGGGTGTAACGCCGGAAGGAGCACCATTCACCAAAACCTGGGCGAAGGAAGATGTCGACACCTATTACGACAACGACAAGAATTACACGGCCATGTTCATGTTCAACAACGATTTCGTGAAGCTCCGTCAGATCATCTTCAGCTATAACCTTCCGGTCAGTAAACTGTCGTTCCTGAAGCTGCAATCGGCATCGATCTCGTTTGTGGCCCGAAACCTGGCTATTCTGTACAAGGATAAGAAGAATCAGTATTTCGACCCGGAGTCGGGCTACACCAGCACGAATGCGCAGGGCCTGGAAGCCTTTGGCGTACCCAGAACCCGCAGCCTTGGTGTAAGCTTACAAGTGAAATTCTAA
- a CDS encoding SusD/RagB family nutrient-binding outer membrane lipoprotein: MKSLIKKIGFVAPLFLLLTACDKGFEEMNVDPNKYAEVVPEYLFTRALLDGVSTNFTGAAYLTIGQSMQHFATYKEVPAAGDKYFNYSYSTGNWNAYAGTTAGQGAIISIRQVIDAVSGNALTVNKLSAARIWKAYIFHRLTDVYGDIPYFDAGKALSDKNYSPKYDTQQTIYADLLKELDESIAAFDASKGTFGNADLMFGGDVTKWKKFAYSLMLRLGMRLTEVDPAMAKTWVQKAIAGGVILDDADRATIAYVDGSQTASRNFIASGLLSTDYITPGGDNVEGGKFAKTLIDYLKNTKDPRLNVISIVWTTTDNKTFTADTTTALQSGMPNAAYNSLPANFNSFSEPNPNTLLKYSAPLLVMTNAEMYLLLAEAAVRGWYTGSSAEAAYTNAVKAGMRQWSLFGTGGAISDAKINAYLAANPYKTSGTVAQQMEQIGTQKWVSLFLEDEYEIFSNWRRTGYPVLTPTNYPGNLTGGKIPTRFVIPDSEETYNKTNFIEARTRQGGTNTLSSVVWWDK; the protein is encoded by the coding sequence ATGAAGAGTCTGATCAAAAAAATAGGTTTCGTGGCTCCGTTGTTTCTGCTTCTGACAGCCTGCGATAAAGGTTTCGAGGAAATGAACGTAGACCCCAACAAATATGCTGAGGTTGTTCCGGAGTATCTGTTCACCCGCGCGCTGCTGGACGGGGTGAGTACCAACTTTACGGGAGCCGCTTATCTGACCATCGGCCAGTCGATGCAGCACTTTGCTACTTACAAGGAAGTACCGGCAGCCGGGGATAAATATTTCAATTACAGCTATTCGACGGGCAACTGGAATGCCTACGCCGGAACCACCGCCGGACAAGGCGCTATCATCTCCATTCGGCAGGTGATCGATGCCGTTTCGGGCAATGCACTTACTGTAAACAAACTGTCGGCAGCCCGTATCTGGAAAGCGTATATATTCCATCGGTTGACCGACGTCTACGGCGATATACCCTATTTCGATGCGGGGAAAGCCCTGTCGGATAAGAACTACAGCCCCAAATACGACACGCAGCAGACCATCTACGCTGATTTGCTCAAGGAGCTTGACGAGTCGATTGCTGCCTTCGATGCCTCGAAAGGAACGTTCGGAAATGCCGATCTGATGTTTGGGGGAGATGTGACCAAGTGGAAGAAATTCGCGTATTCGCTGATGCTTCGCCTGGGTATGCGCCTGACCGAAGTGGATCCGGCAATGGCTAAAACCTGGGTACAGAAAGCGATTGCCGGTGGGGTAATTCTAGATGATGCTGACCGGGCTACCATTGCCTATGTAGATGGCTCGCAAACCGCCAGCCGGAACTTCATTGCCAGTGGCCTGCTCAGCACCGATTACATAACGCCCGGTGGCGATAATGTAGAAGGAGGGAAGTTTGCCAAAACCCTGATCGATTATCTGAAGAATACCAAAGATCCACGGCTGAACGTGATTTCGATAGTATGGACGACCACAGACAATAAAACGTTTACGGCCGATACCACTACCGCCCTGCAAAGTGGTATGCCAAATGCAGCCTACAACAGCCTGCCTGCGAACTTCAACTCGTTTTCGGAACCCAATCCAAACACACTGCTGAAATACAGTGCTCCGTTGCTTGTAATGACCAATGCCGAAATGTATCTGTTGCTGGCCGAAGCGGCTGTTCGGGGTTGGTATACAGGGAGTTCGGCGGAAGCAGCCTACACCAATGCAGTAAAAGCCGGTATGCGGCAGTGGTCACTTTTTGGTACGGGGGGCGCTATTTCCGATGCGAAGATCAACGCGTATCTGGCCGCCAATCCGTATAAAACAAGTGGGACGGTAGCCCAGCAGATGGAACAAATTGGTACCCAAAAATGGGTATCGCTTTTTCTGGAAGATGAATACGAGATTTTTTCAAACTGGCGCCGTACCGGGTATCCCGTGTTGACGCCGACCAATTATCCGGGTAATCTGACGGGGGGTAAGATTCCAACCCGCTTCGTGATCCCTGATTCGGAAGAGACGTATAACAAAACCAATTTTATCGAAGCGCGTACACGTCAGGGCGGTACCAATACCCTGTCGAGCGTGGTTTGGTGGGATAAGTAA
- a CDS encoding dienelactone hydrolase family protein: MFRKRWILPVLIGLSSLSFTHYSLTDSQVHQHMARTVLPKPVAPDKKAQRAELYRLLGKLPDRHRPITVKLIETRQTDELIIEKLLLDLNGIEQVPAYFTRPKAATGKLPVVLFNHSHFGQYDVGKEEFVRGRSEMQQPAYALALAREGYAGLCIDSWCFGERRARGEQDTFKEMLWHGQVLWGMMVYDNLRALDYLQTRPEIDPKRIATMGMSMGSTMAWWLAALDERIKVCVDLCCLTDYQSLIAAKGLGLHGIYYYVPDLLNHFTTSSINGLISPRPHLGLAGRFDKLTPVDGLEKIDKNLKAIYRQEGAPAAWQLRIYDVGHQETAEMRADILAFYKKWL, encoded by the coding sequence ATGTTCAGGAAACGTTGGATTCTGCCTGTTCTAATTGGCCTCTCTAGCCTGAGTTTTACCCACTATTCGTTAACAGATTCGCAAGTTCACCAGCACATGGCCCGTACTGTTTTGCCCAAACCCGTTGCTCCCGACAAAAAAGCCCAACGGGCCGAACTCTATCGATTGTTGGGGAAATTGCCTGATCGCCATCGACCCATTACAGTGAAGTTGATCGAAACCCGGCAAACGGATGAGTTGATCATTGAGAAGTTGTTGCTCGATCTGAACGGTATTGAGCAGGTGCCCGCCTATTTTACCCGACCGAAAGCCGCAACGGGCAAGCTTCCGGTTGTGCTGTTTAACCACTCACACTTTGGGCAGTACGACGTCGGAAAGGAAGAGTTTGTTCGTGGACGGTCCGAAATGCAGCAGCCTGCTTATGCGCTGGCGCTGGCGCGGGAGGGCTACGCGGGCTTATGCATCGATAGCTGGTGTTTCGGTGAGCGACGGGCACGGGGTGAACAGGATACGTTTAAAGAAATGCTCTGGCACGGGCAGGTGCTGTGGGGGATGATGGTATACGACAACCTTCGGGCACTCGACTATCTGCAAACCCGGCCTGAAATCGATCCAAAACGAATTGCGACGATGGGTATGTCGATGGGAAGTACGATGGCCTGGTGGCTGGCTGCCCTCGACGAACGGATAAAGGTATGCGTCGATCTCTGTTGCCTGACGGATTATCAGTCGCTTATAGCGGCCAAAGGGCTGGGCCTGCATGGAATTTATTACTACGTGCCCGATTTATTGAATCATTTTACAACTTCTTCCATCAATGGCCTGATTTCGCCACGGCCGCACCTGGGGTTGGCCGGTCGCTTCGATAAGCTTACCCCTGTTGATGGGCTCGAAAAAATCGATAAAAACCTCAAGGCGATTTATCGGCAGGAGGGAGCCCCAGCAGCCTGGCAGCTACGGATTTATGATGTGGGCCATCAGGAAACGGCCGAGATGCGGGCCGATATTCTGGCCTTTTACAAAAAATGGTTGTGA
- the dinB gene encoding DNA polymerase IV, with the protein MEEPIIRKIIHIDMDAFYASVEQRDNPELQGKPVAVGGSRQRGVVAAASYEARQFGVRSAMASSIAVRKCPDLIFVKPRFEVYKSVSGQIRAIFAQFTPLIEPLSLDEAYLDVTDRLESGMTATQIAQAIKDQIRQTTSLTASAGVSYNKFLAKLASDYQKPDGLFVIKPHQGLAFVEQLNVGQFHGIGRVTASRMNQLGIYTGLDLRQQSETFLTQHFGKVGHHYFNIARAIDPRPVTPDRERKSVGSETTFDQDLTEHADLLAELDPLINSVWSYCERTGILGRTVTLKVKYADFQQITRSRTAASFIASQPTLRQLSHELLAALLPLPKGVRLLGVSLSSFKAEPATTAGQLTLDL; encoded by the coding sequence ATGGAGGAGCCGATAATTCGAAAGATTATTCACATCGATATGGATGCTTTTTATGCATCTGTGGAGCAGCGCGATAACCCGGAACTGCAGGGCAAACCCGTTGCGGTTGGCGGTTCCCGGCAACGGGGCGTTGTGGCGGCCGCCAGCTATGAAGCACGTCAGTTTGGAGTTCGATCGGCTATGGCCTCGTCTATTGCTGTCCGCAAATGCCCCGACCTGATTTTTGTAAAGCCCCGTTTTGAGGTCTATAAATCCGTTTCGGGGCAGATTCGGGCTATTTTCGCTCAGTTTACGCCACTCATTGAGCCGCTCTCGCTGGACGAAGCCTATCTGGACGTCACGGATAGACTGGAATCTGGGATGACAGCCACGCAAATTGCCCAGGCCATTAAAGATCAGATCAGGCAGACAACCAGCCTGACGGCGTCGGCCGGCGTATCATACAATAAATTTCTGGCAAAGCTGGCGTCGGATTACCAAAAACCGGACGGATTGTTTGTGATAAAGCCCCATCAGGGTCTGGCCTTTGTTGAGCAACTAAACGTAGGTCAGTTTCATGGCATTGGCCGGGTTACGGCCTCCCGGATGAATCAATTGGGTATCTATACCGGGCTGGATCTGCGCCAGCAAAGCGAAACATTCCTGACCCAGCATTTTGGTAAAGTCGGTCATCATTATTTCAACATCGCCCGAGCTATCGATCCACGGCCTGTCACGCCCGACCGCGAACGGAAATCCGTCGGTTCGGAAACAACCTTCGACCAGGACCTGACCGAGCATGCTGATCTGCTGGCCGAACTGGACCCATTGATCAATAGTGTATGGTCGTATTGCGAGCGCACAGGTATTCTGGGTCGAACGGTGACGCTGAAAGTGAAATATGCCGATTTTCAGCAGATTACCCGTAGCCGAACAGCCGCCAGTTTTATCGCTAGTCAGCCAACGCTCAGGCAGCTAAGTCACGAATTATTAGCGGCTTTACTGCCTCTTCCTAAAGGGGTTCGTCTGCTAGGAGTTTCGTTGTCGAGTTTTAAGGCCGAGCCAGCAACCACAGCCGGACAGTTGACGCTCGATTTATAA
- a CDS encoding RidA family protein yields the protein MIVQRRSLFKRLFSSVASLTGLTSMKSADHQVTDGGVHQDLPLYSSAKKLDNLVFIFGIGAHFEGDIKAHTDHVLNEMAKELTKAGSSMEKVLKVNVYLHDLMDYKPMNEVFKGRFGPKPPVRTTVAPRAGVPGNSLVEMDCIA from the coding sequence ATGATAGTACAACGGCGTTCGCTTTTTAAACGACTTTTTTCGTCAGTCGCCAGCCTGACGGGACTGACATCCATGAAGTCTGCCGACCATCAGGTGACGGATGGAGGTGTCCATCAGGACCTTCCCTTATATTCGAGTGCGAAGAAGCTGGATAATCTGGTTTTTATCTTCGGAATAGGCGCTCATTTTGAGGGTGATATCAAAGCGCATACCGATCATGTGCTCAACGAAATGGCGAAAGAGCTGACCAAAGCGGGTTCATCGATGGAGAAGGTATTGAAGGTGAATGTCTATCTCCATGATCTGATGGATTACAAGCCGATGAACGAGGTGTTCAAAGGTCGTTTTGGTCCCAAACCGCCCGTTCGGACAACTGTAGCCCCACGTGCAGGTGTACCGGGTAACTCACTGGTGGAAATGGACTGCATTGCGTAA
- a CDS encoding DeoR/GlpR family DNA-binding transcription regulator, with amino-acid sequence MSIAFLKDERKQLIIKQINLHTRVNLTDLANALNVSEDTIRRDINDLSDEGKLIKIRGGAMSKAYHHSSQIQETYAHTNKKIIAEKTATLLRDGMLILMGGGTTIREFIKLIPADLRATFITVNPLTAVELLDKPNLEIIMIGGQISRYSQMSVGGEVYQRLSELRVDLCIMGTNAIDAKEGLSDSDWETVQAKKAMIRAAQKVAVLCISEKMNSVMRMKIADLEQVDYLITELPADSPQLAPYQGGKTIVL; translated from the coding sequence ATGTCTATAGCCTTTTTAAAAGACGAGCGCAAACAGCTAATTATCAAACAGATAAACCTCCACACACGTGTTAATCTGACCGACTTAGCGAATGCGTTGAATGTCTCGGAGGATACCATCCGGCGCGACATCAACGACCTTTCAGATGAAGGAAAATTGATAAAAATTCGCGGGGGGGCTATGTCGAAAGCCTATCACCATTCGTCACAGATTCAGGAAACTTACGCGCACACCAACAAAAAGATCATTGCCGAAAAAACGGCGACGTTACTGCGAGATGGCATGCTGATCCTGATGGGGGGCGGAACTACCATTCGGGAGTTTATTAAGCTAATTCCCGCAGATTTACGGGCTACGTTTATTACTGTCAACCCGCTGACAGCTGTTGAGCTACTGGATAAGCCTAATCTGGAAATCATCATGATTGGCGGACAAATCTCGCGGTATAGCCAGATGAGCGTCGGTGGCGAAGTGTATCAGCGCCTGTCCGAACTGCGGGTCGATTTGTGCATTATGGGCACCAATGCCATCGACGCCAAAGAAGGCCTTTCCGACTCTGACTGGGAAACCGTACAGGCCAAAAAAGCGATGATCCGGGCAGCTCAGAAAGTAGCCGTGCTGTGTATATCCGAGAAAATGAACAGTGTGATGCGGATGAAAATTGCCGATCTGGAGCAGGTCGATTACCTCATCACCGAACTCCCAGCCGATTCGCCACAACTTGCCCCCTACCAGGGCGGAAAAACGATTGTGTTGTAA
- a CDS encoding PadR family transcriptional regulator codes for MKRTYLGEFEEVVLLTVAVLHERAYGVAITDELDRQTGRSVSISAVHAALHRLEEKGMLTSHMGDATAERGGRRKRLFTVTTLGSRTLHDIRSMRDQLWNSIAPNALPAISL; via the coding sequence ATGAAACGGACGTATCTGGGTGAGTTTGAAGAAGTGGTTTTACTAACTGTTGCGGTCTTGCATGAACGTGCTTATGGCGTTGCCATTACAGATGAGCTGGACCGGCAGACCGGGCGCTCGGTGAGCATCAGCGCGGTTCACGCAGCCTTGCATCGGCTCGAAGAAAAAGGGATGCTCACTTCACATATGGGCGATGCAACCGCGGAACGGGGAGGGCGACGTAAACGGCTGTTTACGGTAACTACCCTGGGTAGCCGCACCCTGCACGACATTCGGTCCATGCGCGACCAGTTATGGAATTCTATTGCTCCGAACGCCCTACCTGCCATCAGCCTATGA